A single Tachypleus tridentatus isolate NWPU-2018 chromosome 9, ASM421037v1, whole genome shotgun sequence DNA region contains:
- the LOC143226957 gene encoding dynein beta chain, ciliary-like, producing MAEDLDSRIEFIYSYIQLSLKIKPDKWTKMLSVEENKQLIMDFLDKADKDTLIFTDCGSGQLIPLSDFPSILKTKAVYFIKHVNKAVPKENIHKTLMYGDLSTSPLEQLQVVIDEVFAPILCNPQNHRRWPKVIANDIVQHVLDFQSTMFRITGQIKGKTLLPLPPGIEHLDMYHVEEVSRLCVWGLVKHQKDNRETRDVAGRVNQSCAFNITYEMEGKPRVIIPFHPDGMHSLPKSECEVLETNLPKVRSSNEWSTCKPELQNESQSNKSFDEASILLEVFLG from the exons atggCAGAAGATTTAGATTCAAGAATAGAATTTATCTATTCATATATACAGCtatctttgaaaataaaaccTGACAAATGGACCAAAATGTTAAGTGTTGAAGAGAACAAGCAGTTGATAATGGACTTCTTGGACAAAGCTGACAAAGatactttaatttttactgaTTGTGGCAGTGGACAACTGATACCCTTATCAGATTTTCCATCCATTCTCAAAACAAAGGCTGTCTACTTCATTAAACATGTTAACAAAGCAGTACCAAAAGAAAACATCCACAAAACATTAATGTATGGAGATTTATCGACCTCACCACTGGAACAACTACAAGTAGTGATTGATGAG GTTTTTGCACCAATCTTATGTAATCCCCAGAACCACAGACGATGGCCAAAAGTCATAGCTAATGATATTGTCCAACATGTGCTTGATTTTCAAAGCACGATGTTCAGAATAACAGGACAGATTAAAGGGAAAACACTCCTTCCTTTACCACCAGGAATTGAACACTTAGATATGTATCATGTTGAGGAAGTATCAAG ATTATGTGTATGGGGTTTAGTGAAACACCAAAAAGACAATAGAGAAACAAGAGATGTAGCTGGCAGAGTGAATCAGTCATGTGCTTTCAAT ATAACATATGAAATGGAGGGAAAGCCTAGAGTTATAATCCCATTCCATCCTGATGGAATGCATTCATTACCAAAGTCTGAATGTGAGGTACTGGAGACCAATTTGCCAAAAGTTAGGTCTTCCAATGAATGGTCAACATGCAAACCAGAGTTGCAAAATGAGAGCCAATCCAACAAAAGCTTTGATGAAGCTTCTATCCTGTTGGAAGTATTTTTGGGTTGA